GCGAGGCGCCGATGCCGATGCTCGACCCGGAAGCTGACCCCGTCCTCGCCCACCCCGGCACGATAGCCAAGCGCCACCAGCACGGCCGCGATCTCCCCCGGCAGGCAGCCGGCCAAGCGGACGAGCTCGGCGGTGGCGGCGAAGGGGCCCTTGGCCGCCATGCGCTCCGCCTTGGCGGCAACCGCCTCGGCCCGGTCGACCCGGAGCACGAAGTTGCCGAGCGGCAGATGCCCGATCGCATGATAGTAGCCATCGGGCAGGATGGCGGCCCTCGGCCACATCGCCGGTTGCGGCTTCGGCAGAGAAGAGGGTGCAAGCCCGTTGCGCACACCCCAGAGAAGCGCCTTCAGCCTAAGAGCGCCGGGCTTGAACAGCGCCGCCAGGTAGATCGCATGCGCTCCCAGCCTGACGCCGAGGCGCGCCAGCTCCTTGCGCTCGCTCTTGGCAAGCGCGGCCACCTGCGGGGCGGCTTCGCTGCGCCGGATGCAGCCGAGACTCTCGGCCAGCATGAAGGCAAGCCCGCGGGCAGCACCGTTGAGCTCGGCGCGGGTCAATTCGAGGAGCGGAGCCAAGCGCCGGTCGAGCTCCCGATCGAGCCATGCCGAAAGCCGCTTGGCCATGCGTTCGCGGGACGCCAGGTGAACGAACTCGTTGGCCAGCGGCTCCACCGTGGGCGCCAGCGCGCTTCGGCCGGCAGCAAGCTTCGCCACCACCGCCCCTTGCCAACGGATGCGGCCGTTCTCATCGAGTGCCAAGTCCGCGTCCGGTGCGGCGATGAGGCGCTCGATGCGCCGTTGGATCTCCGCCGGCAGCACGCGCCGTGCGGCGGCCAGCAGATGGCGCGCCGACTCCGCCGAGGCCTCGCCGTCGGGCACGAAGTGGAAACCCTCGAGATGACCGACGGGATGGCCCTCGACCAGCACCTCGCCGTCGCTGCGGACAGAGGCCATCAGCTCCGCCGGGTCGCTGAGCGCCTTCACCAGCACGGCGGCCCGACGGTCGACGAAGCGCTGGGTCAAGCGATCGTGCAGCGCATCGGAGAGCTTGTCCTCGATCGCCCGCGTGCGCTCCTGCCAGTGCAGCGCCTCGGCCAGCCAGTCGGCGCGGTGGGCCACATAGCTCCAGGTGCGGATATGGGAGATGCGCTGGGTCAAGGTGTCGATGTCGCCATCCCCGCGGTCGAGACGATCGACCTGGCGAGCGACCCAATCGGCCGGCAGCCGCCCCTCGGGCTCAGAGAGATAGTGGAAGATCTGCGCCAGCAGCCTGGTATGCCCTTCGGCCATGGTGCGACGGAAATCCGGGACCTGGCAGACCTCCCACAAGAGCCGCACCCGATCGGGCGAACCGGCGCGAGCGATGACGGCCTCGTCGCGCGCCAGTGCCTGGAGGGCCAGCTGATCGTCGGCATCGCGCTTGCGGATGAGGAAGGAGAGCGAGGGCCGCTGCTCCAGGCTCTGGATGAGGGCGGCGACCGAGCGGAACGACAAGGCATCGTTGCGCCAGAGGAGATGGGTCACCGGATCGAAGCGGTGGTCCTCGATGCGCTCGACCAGCTCCTGCTCGAGCGGGCCCACCTCGGCGGTGGTGCCGAAGCTGCCGTCGCTCATGTGCCGGCCGGCGCGCCCGGCGATCTGCGCCAGCTCGGCCGCACCCAGTCGACGCTGGCCGCGTCCGTCGAACTTGGCGAGCCCGGCAAAGCTCACATGGTCCAGGTCCATGTTGAGGCCCATGCCGATGGCATCGGTCGCCACCAGATAGTCGACCTCGCCCGCCTGGTACATGCCGACCTGGGCGTTCCGTGCCCTTGGGCTCAAGGCCCCCATCACCACCGCGGTGCCGCCCCGCTGCCGGCGAACCACTTCGGCGATGGCGTAGACCTCGGCCGCCGAAAAGGCGACCACCGCCGCGCGGCGCGGCAGCCGGGTCAGCTTCTTCGGGCCGGCATAGGTCAAGGTCGAGAACCGCGGCCGCGCCACGAACTCGATCTCGGGAACCAGTCGACGAATGAGCGGCTTTGCCGTCTCGGCGCCGAGGAACATCGTCTCCTCGAGGCCGCGGGCCTCCAGGATGCGCTGGGTGAAGACATGGCCCCGCTCCCAGTCGGCGGCCAGCTGCACCTCATCGACGGCAAGGAACGCCACCGGCCGGTCGAGCGGCATCGATTCGGTGGTGCACACGAAATAGCGGGCACCCGGCGGGACGATCTTCTCCTCGCCGGTGATCAGCGCCACGTGGCGAGCACCCTTCAGGCGAACGATCTTCTCGTAGTTTTCCCGCGCCAAGAGCCGCAAGGGAAAGCCGATGCTGCCCGAACGGTGGCCGAGCATGCGCTCGATGGCGAGATAGGTCTTGCCGGTGTTGGTCGGGCCGAGTACGGCGGTGATGCGCGTGCGTCCGTCGCGAGCCACGGCTGGTCCTTGAACCACGAACCCCTCCAAGATCGTCTTTCGCCAAGGCGCTTGCAAGCGCCGCCGGAAATCGCGTTAAGAAGTCGGGACCGGGGAGCACGGGTCGGATGGAGCATGGATTGCGGATCGGGCGACTCGCCCCCCTGGCGCTCGTCTGGCTGTTGGCGTGGGCAAGCGGGCTCGCCGCCGCCGGAGCGGTCGGGATCGGCGAGCCCATGGGCCTGGAGGCCGATTCGGTCCTCGCCTCCTGGCACGCGCCCGGCGGCGGCTCGGCGCTTCTCGCCCATGGCCGGACCCGGGCGGAAGCGGCCGTGGGCGGATGGCAGCTCCTCTTGCCGCCGCTCGACTGGATCAGGGCCGGCCATGAACGGCTCACCCTCGCCGGGGCGAGCCTTGAGATCGTGCCGGTGGACGAGGAGCGGGCGCGGGTGCGCCTCACGCTCCCGGCGACCATGCCGCTGTTCGATCGCACCGGTCAGAGAAGCGGCCAAGTCACCCTCGGCCGCCAGCGCATCGAGGGACTCTGGGACCGGCGCTTGGGCGGCCTTAGCCGGCTGGACCTCAGGATCGATCAGATCCGCGGGCGCGGGCGGAACGGCCGGGAGAGCTTTCACCTCGCGACGATGAGCCTGGAGGCTCGCTTCGAGGAGGGTGCGGCCGGCGCTTGGAGCGGCAAATGGTCGGTGGAGCTGAGCGATCTCAGCCTGGGCGAGGGCGCCGAGCGGGTGCGGCTCGCCCTCATCAACCTCGCCGGAAGTGCCGGCAAAATGCGCCTCCTCGACTATGCCGCCGCCGCCCAGGCGATGGGCATCGATTGGCGCCGCGGTCCGCAAGGCAATCTCCGGGCAGCCTTCGCCCGGCAGCTGCCGGCGCTCATCGGTCCCGTCGACCTCAGCCTCTCCGTCCATGGGCTCGAGCTGGGCAGTGCCGGCCGAGAGCCCGCCTTTGCGCTCGACCACGCCAAGACGCGGCTCATGCTCGAGCCCGCCGGAGGCGAGCGCCTTTCCGGACATCTCGTGCATGAGCAGAGCGGATTTCTAAGCCCGCTCATGCCGAGCGAGCTCACGCCGGCACGCATCGATCTGGCGCTCGACATGACCGACGCGCTGGCTGCCGCCCTCGGCACGCTGTTTGCCGCCGGTCCGCTGGCCGCCTTGCAGGCGGCGGGTGCCCGCATCGTCCTCCCGCATGGACTGGCCGAGAACGCCAGCCTCGCCTTGACGCTGAAAGGTTCGGTGGCGTCCGCGGTGCCGGGTGCCCCCTATGTCGGCGCGATCGAGGCGAGCCTCGCGGGCCTGCCCGAGCTTCTCGATGGAGCAGCCAAGCGCCCGGCTGAGCCCGGCCGATCCAACCATGCGCTCATGCTGACGCTGGTCCGAGGCTTCGGCCAGCCGCGCCTGGGCGCCGACCGGCGGATCCTCTACGACTATCACCTCGAGCTCGACCCGGCCGGACGGCTCACCGTCAATGGTCACGACCTGACGGCGCTGAAGGCCTTGCTCACCCGGCCTTGAGCCCCGGACGGGTGGACCCGGGATGCTTTACCCGGAGCATTCCCCTTGCAGGCCGGGCCGGTTTCGCACATATGAGCGGCGTAGCAAAGACCTAGTACCGACTTTCGTAGAAAGTCGGTACAAATCGTTTTAGGCAAGTACCTGATTCACGTGCAAATTCGTGAGTCGACTGCGACTCACGAATTTGCGCGATCAGGTACTGGCGGAGGAGCGACAAGAAGATGTCCGAGGCACAGACCACCGAGACTCAGCCCCCCGAGAGTCGACCCGGGGAGAAGATGAGCTTCCAGGCCGAGGTGAGCCGGCTTCTCGATATCGTCGCGCATTCGCTCTACAGCGAAAAAGAGATCTTCCTGCGCGAGCTCATCTCCAACGCCTCGGATGCCTGCGATCGCCTGCGCTATGCCGCGATCACCCAGCCGGATCTCGCCGAGGGCGGCGGCGCGTACACGATCTCGCTTGGCCTCGACAAGGAGGCCCGCACGCTCACCGTCGCCGACAATGGCATCGGCATGAGCAAGGCGGAGATCGTCGACAATCTCGGCACCATCGCCCGCTCCGGCACCTCGGCGTTCCTGAACCAACTTTCCGGCGACGCGAAAAAGGACGTGGCGCTCATCGGCCAGTTCGGCGTCGGCTTCTATTCCGCCTTCATGGTCGCCGACAAGGTCGAGGTGCTGGCGCGCAAGGCGGGCGAGCGCGAGGCCTGGCTGTGGTCTTCCGACGGCAAGGGCGAATTCACCGTCACGGCGGCCGAGAAGAGCGGCCGCGGCACCGCCGTGGTGCTGCATCTCAAGGCCGAGGACGGCGAGTTCCTCGAGCCCATGCGCTTGCGCGAGATCGTCAAGCGCTACTCCGACCACATCCAGGTTCCCATCGAGCTCACCGAGGGTGGCAAGCCCGAGACCTTGAATGCCGCCTCGGCCCTGTGGAGCCGGCCGAAATCGGAGATCACCGAGCAGCAATACCGCGAATTCTACCGGCACGTCGCCCATGCCCTCGACCAGCCCTGGCTCACCATCCACCACAAGGCCGAGGGCACGATCGAATACACGAGCCTCTTGTACGTGCCGGAGTCGAAGCCTTTCGATCTGTTTCATCCCGACCGCCGGCACCGGGTGAAGCTCTATCTGAAGCGGGTCTACATCACGGACGACTGCAAGGAGCTGGTGCCGACCTGGCTCAGGTTCCTGCGCGGCGTCGTCGATACCCCGGATCTGGCGCTCAATGTCAGCCGCGAGATGCTGCAGAAGAGCCCGCTGATGGCCAAGATCCGGGGCGGCATCACCAAGCGGGTGCTGAGCGAGCTGCAGAAGCAGGCCGACGCCGATCAGGAATCCTACGGCAAGTTCTGGGAGAATTTCGGCGCGGTCTTGAAGGAAGGCCTCTATGAGGACCGCGGCGAGCACCGCGATGCCATCCTCAAGCTCTCCCGCTTCCACTCGACCAACGGGCCGGCGCTTGCCAGCCTAGCCCAGTACATCGCCCGCATGAAGGACGGACAGGACGCGATCTACACGATCAGCGGCGAGGAGCTGGATGCGCTCCGCGCCAGCCCGCAGCTCGAAGGCTTCGCCGCCAAGGGCGTGGAGGTGCTGCTGCTGACCGACCCGATCGACGAGTTCTGGGTATCGACGATCAACGACTATGAGGGCAAGCCGTTCAAGTCGGCGACGCGCGGCGGCGTCGATCTTGCCAAGATCAAGTCCGCCGACAAGCCGCTCGAGCCCGAGGCGGCGACGGACGACATCGGCGCGCTCTTGGCCATGTTCAAGCTGGCCTTGGGCGACAGCGTCAAGGACGTGCGCAAGACCGAGCGGCTGACCGACAGCGCGGTCTGCCTCGTTGCCGACGAGCACGATCTCGACATGCGGCTCGAACGCATGCTCAGGCAGCACAAGCAGCTCGAAGCCGGCTTCAAGCGCATCCTCGAGGTCAACCCCAAGCACAAGCTCGTGCGCAAGCTCGCCCAAATGGCGAGCCGGAAGGGTGCGGCCCCGGTGATCGAGGAGAGCGCCAAGCTGCTCTTGGATCAGGCGCGCATCGTCGAAGGCGAGCCGGTGCCCGATCCCAAGGCCTTCGCCAAGCGGCTGGCCGACATGCTGGAGCGCGGTCTGGTCGCTTGATGCTGCACTGGCGCAGGGACCCGTTGCAGTCATCGCATGCCCCCACCCCTGCCCTCCCCCAACAGGTTGGGGGAGGGGGAAAATAGGCCCTCTTACCCCCTCCCTCGCGCGTCAGCGCGGGGGAGGGTCGGGGTGGGGGCATTCGAACTTTGAAGCAGATACCGACCGCTATTCGGCTAAGGCGGGAAGGCTGGCGGCACCCAGGATCGGGCCTGGACCCGGAACCTGCAGGAGGGCCGCATAGGCGCTGCCCAGGGGCAGTTCGCCAACCGGAAGATCGAGACTGAGCGCGGCACCCGACCAGGTGGCCACGCGGCGGAAGCCGCGCACGATGTTGTATTCGACCAGGGTCTTGCCGGCGTTCTCGCCGCGCGGGACTTTGGTCTCGTGCTTGGGGTCGTAGCCCACCAGCCAGACCTCGCCCGGTCCGGAGCCGGCACCGATCTCGAGCTTGAGCGCGTCCGCCTCGCGCTTGAGCCTGACGGAGACGGTGGGACGAAGGGCGGCGGCGATGGAGCGGGCGACGGCACCGCGGTCGGAGCCCACCTCATGCACGGCCCCTTGGATCACCAGCTGCGGGGTGTAGATCACCCGCGCGCCCAGCGCGCCCCCGTAGTCCCGCTGCCGCTTGGTGGCGTCCGCCAGGGCATAGGGATCCTTCCAGCCGATATAGTCCCAATAATCCACATGGAAGGCGAGCGCGATTGCGTCCGGGCGCTTGGCGAGCTCGCCCAGATAGGCGTCGGCCGGCGGGCAGGAATCGCAGCCCTGGGAGGTGAAGAGCTCGAGCACCACCGGCGCCCGTGTCTCGGCCGCAGCGCTCATGAGGCCGAGGCCGACCAAGACCGGCGCCAGCGATAAGATGAGCCGTCTCGTCGTCATGGCCGCAACTTTACCACTGGCCGTCTCCGCCCGGCCTCACGATCGCGTGCTGCGCCCCACTTGCGTTTACCGCCCTGCCTCACGATCGCGTGGAGTGCCCCCACCCCAACCCTCCCCCACGCTGACGCGCGGGGGAGGGAGTAAGGGCGTCGCGCTCTCGGCTCCCTCCCTCGCGTCTTCGCGGGGGAGGGTTGGGGTGGGGGCACTCCTCGGCGTCCACTTGCGTTTGCGCGTGGTCTCAGCGAAGAGTTAGCTCAGCTATTCCACGCTCGATAAAACGGAGCTTGTCGCCATGCAAAGGTCGCTTCTCGTCCTCGCCTTCGCCAGTCTCGTCGTCGCTGCAAGCCCGGCTGAGGCCCAGCAGAAGAGCCCGCCCACCTGTGCTGCCATCGACTTCCGGCCGGTGGCCGACGGCATGTCCGATGGCGAGCAGGAGGCCGGCCTCTACAAGTCCCGCTTCGGCCGGATCGAGGTGCGCGGCATCGTCAAGGGCGGCAAGGCCGAGGACTATGCGATGGCCTTCAACGGCAAGAAGGCGGCCCCGCTCGCGAGCCTGCCCAAATCGGTCGAGAAGTGCTTGGCCGAGAAGAAGGTGCCGGTGCCGACGAGTGCTGCCCAGCAGGCCTGCGGCGGCTCGAAGCTGAAGGTGGTGATCGACAGCTCGGCCAGCCCGAAAATTGCCCTGCTCTACGGCTTGCAGGGCAGGAGCTGGCGCTTCTGCCACGCGGCTCAAGTCTAACTCCGGGCCGCCAGGACCGCGCCGCAATACGATCCGCTGCCGGCCGGCGCCGGCGCCGGAGAGGCCTAGCTCGATTCCAGGATGAAGCGCGGCCCCAAGCCCTGCACCGGCCTCGCATCCAAGGGAAACAGCTGGGCGAACTTGCCGATCTGCTCGCGCGAGGCCTGAATCGGCTCGCGGAAGACGATCCAGCTCACCCCCTCGGCACAGGGCGGGGTGGTGAGCGAGCCCGGATAGCGAAACAGGCCGCCGCTTCTCGGCAGCAACGGTCTCGGATCGATCGTCGTCGCCAGCTTCAGCTCCGGGCCCTCGGCCCGGGGCATCGCCTCCCAGATCGGCTGCAAGGCGGCATTCGCCGGGCCCGGCTCGATCATGACGCCGAGCACCGCCAGCCGTCCGGCAGCCGAGCGGTGCACGAAGTGGCATTCGAGGTCGAAGCGGCGTCCGCCGATGAGATGCTCGCTTGGATGATGGAAGTGGAACTGCAGGAGATCGTAGCGCTCGCCGGCGAGCCGCATCAGGTTTCCCGGCACGGCGTTGATCTGGACCGTATGGCCATTGTTGAGGATGGCGAGCGGCATCGGCCGCCACTCCACCTGGGGCGGCTGCAGCTCGGCGCGCACCGTGCCGGCGAGGTCGATCGGGCTCTGCTCCTTGCCGAGGCCACAGATTCGAAACTCCGGGTCGAGCTTGCCCCATTCCTCGGGGCCGGCTTCGCCCTCATAGCTCCAATGGGCGCTTGCCGCCCGAGCGCCCCGGCCGGTGCCAAGACAGAGCGGGCAAAGCGCCGCAGCGAGGCCACCCAGCAGATGGCGGCGGGTCAAGCGGGAAGTCATGGGCGTCCGTCCCCGTTCCGGGTGTTGTCGCAGCTTCAGGGCGCACTCTACCGCATTCGCCCGAGGAGGGAACCCGTGCTCGCCGGCGACACCGACGGCCTTGCCCAGCGCCGAACATCCGGCTAAGAGGCCGCTCCGTCCTCTTCGCCGAGGCGGATCTTTGGAAAAGGGAGGCCCGGTGAAAATCTGCGTTTACGGAGCGGGTGCCGTCGGCGGTTATGTCGCAGCCCAGCTCGCCCGGGCGGGCCATCGGGTCGCCGTCATCGCCCGGGGGCCGCATCTCGCCGCCCTGCAGCGGGGCGGCCTCACCTTGGAGATGGCTGGCGAACGGCATCGGATCGAGGTCGAGGCGGTCGACTCGCCGGAAGCGGCCGGTCCGCAAGACTTGGTCGTCCTCGCGGTGAAGGCGCCGGCGATCGCCGCCATCGCCGGACGCCTACGCCCGCTCCTCGGGCCCAAGACGCAGATCATGGCGGCGATGAACGGCATTCCCTGGTGGTTCTTCGCCGGCTTCGATGGGCCCTGGCGGGGCCGGGTCCTGGAGTCCGTCGACCCCGGCGGGACGATCGGCCGGGCGATCCCGCTGGAACGGCTGATCGGCGCCGTCATCTACATGGCAACCGACGTGCCGGAGCCGGGCCTCATCCGCCATTCCATAGGCGGCAGACTGGTCATCGGCGAGCCCAAGGGTGGTTCCTCGCCGCGCCTGGAAGAGCTGGGCAAGAGCCTTTCGGTTCCCGGCCTCGAGGTGAAAACGACCGCGCACGTCTGGACCGAGGTTTTCCTCAAGCTGGCCGGCAACGTCTCCTCCAACACCGTGAGTGCCCTCACCCACGGCACGGCGGCGGAGATGTACGATCACCCGGGCGTGCGCGAGGTGCTGCTGGCGGTCACCAGCGAAACCTATGCGGTGGCCGAGAGCCTCGGCATCACGCTCGGCATGTCGCCGGAAAAACGCATCGAGACCGGCGCCCGCCTCGGCGCCTTCAAGAGCTCGATGCTGCAGGACGTCGAGCAGGGTCGGCCGATGGAGGTGGAGGCGATCATGGGTGCGGTCAAGGAGATGGCACTCATGACCGGCGTCGCGACACCCACCCTCGATGTGGTGTTGGCGCTCTTGAGCCTCCGCGACCGGACCCTCAGGCGCGGCTAAGCCACTACTCCGCCGGCGCCGGGCCCGGCTGCGGGGTCCCGTGCGCCGGTGCTGCGTGCGCCGGCGCCTCGCCGCGGCGCTCGCCATGCTCGAGGCGGTTGATGAGATCGCTCACATGGCTCGACGGCTTGGTATAGCCGGCCAGCAGGCTATAGAAGACCGGCACCACGAACAGCGTCAGCAAGGTGGCGAACAACACGCCGAACACCACCACCACGCCGATCGCCTGCCGGCTCTCGGCGCCGGCACCGGTCGCATAGGCGAGCGGCAGGGCGCTGAAAGCGGTGGCGATCGAGGTCATGAGGATGGGCCTCAAGCGGATCACCGCGGCCTCGTGCACCGCCGCCGTCACCGCTTTGCCGCCGGCACGGAGCTGGTTCGAGAACTCGACGATCAAGATGCCGTTCTTCGCCACGATGCCGACCAGCATGATCATGCCAATCTGGCTGTAGACGTTGAGGGTCACGCCGGAGAACCAGATTCCGCCCAAGGCCCCGGTCACCGCCAAGGGGACGGTGAGCATGATGACCAAGGGATGGATCCAGCTCTCGAACTGCGCGGCCAGCACCAGGAACACCACGATCAGCGCCATGCCGAAGGTGAAATAGAGCGCCGAGGTCGATTCCCTGAACTCCCGGCTCTCGCCCTTGTAGGTGAGCCGCGCCTGGGGCGGCAGCTCGCTCGCCACCACCTGCTCGACGAAGCTCAAGGCCTCGCCGAGGCTGTAGCCCGGCGCGAGCGAAGAAAGAATGGTGACCGAGCGCAGGCGATCGACGCGGTTCAGCTCGGCGGCGTCCGCCACATCGCGGAGAGTCACCAGGCTGTTCAGCGGCACCAGCGTGCGCGTCGTCTGCGAGCGCACGAAGATGTTGGTCAGGTCGCGCGGCTGGGCGCGGTTCTCGGCCGAGGTCTGGACGATGACGTTGTACTCATCGCCGCGGTCGCTGAAGGTGGTGACGATGCGTCCGCCCAGCATGGTTTCCAAGGTACGGCCGAGCTCGTCAATGGCCACACCCTGATCGGCGGCGCGGGCGCGGTCGATGACCACGCGGAGCTGCGGCTTGGTTGGATCGTAGTCGGCGCTGATGTTCTGCAGGCCGGGATTCTGGCGCATGCGGTCCATCAAAGCATCGCGCCAGCCCACCAGCTCCTCGTAGCTGCTGCCGCCGAGCACCACCTGCACCGGCTGCTGGAAGAATTGACCCAGGCTCGGCTGGTTGATGGCGACCGCGCGCACGCCGGGCATGCCGTTCAGCTTGGCGAAGAGCCCGCGCACGATGTCCTGCTGCTTGCGGGTGCGCTCGCTCCACGGCTTGAGGCGCACGGTGATGAAGGCCTGCTTCACGTCGCCCGGGCGCCCGAAGGAAGGGGCGATGTTGGCGAAGACGCGGAGCGCGGTGCCGTCGTCCACCAGCGGCTTCAGGATCTTCTCGACCTCGATCACGTTGTCGCGGGTGTAGTTGATGCTGGAGCCTTCCGGCGCCACCACCTGGATCAGGAAGAAGCCGCGATCCTCGATCGGCGAGAACTCCTTCTGCAGCATGTTGAAGAGGCCGATCGCGCTCAAGCTGGTCGCCAGGCCGAGCGCCATGACGATGACCGGCGCCCTCAGCGCCGCACCCAGCAGGCGATGGTAGCCGGTGGTCATCCCTTGGAACACCGGCTCGGTCAATTTGTGCAACAAGCCTTCGGATTCGACTGGCGTCAGCATCTTCGAGCACAGCATCGGGGTGAGCGAGAGCGCGACCATGCCCGAGAACAGCACGCAGGCGGCGACCGAGATGCCGAACTCGCTGAACAGCCGTCCGATATTGCCCGGCAGGAAGGAGATGGGCACGAACACGGCGATCAGCACCAGCGTGGTCGAGACGACGGCAAAGCCGATCTGCTGGGCGCCGCGAACCGCCGCCAGCAGCGGCGGCATGCCCTCCTCGATGTGCCGGTGGATGTTCTCCAAGACGACGATGGCGTCGTCGACCACGAGCCCGATGGCCAGCACCAGGGCCAGCAGGGTCAGCACGTTCAAGGAATAGCCGTAGCCGGCGATCACCATCATGGCGCCGATGATGGCCACGGGAATGGAAATGGCCGGAATCAGCGTCGCCTTGAAGGAACGCAGGAACACGAAGATGACGCCGACGACCAGCGCCAGCGCGATGCCGAGCGCCAGGAACACCTCGTGGATCGACTGCGCGACAAAGAGCGAGGTGTCGAAGGAGATGTCGATCGAGACGCCGGGCGGCAGGGTCGGGCGCATGAGCTCGAACAGCGCCTTGACCTTGTCCGCGACCTCGAGGGTATTCGCGGTCGATTGCTTGACGATGCCGATGCCGACGGCGGAGCGGCCATTGTTGCGGATCTCGCCGCGGAGATCCTCGGCGGCGAGCTCGACCTTGGCGAGCTCGCCCAGCTTAACGGGGTAGCCCTGCTGCACCGCCACGATGACGTTGCGGAACTGGTCGGGGGTCTTGAGGCCGGTGTCGGTGCGCACGGTAAATTCGCGGTTCGAGGACTCGATGCGCCCGGCCGGCAGCTCGATATTTTGGCGCCGGAGCGAGTTCTCGACGTCCTGCACCGTCAGGCTGCGCGCCGCCAAGGACTGGCGATCGAGCCAGATGCGCATGGAATAGCGGCGCTCGCCGCCGATGCGCACCGCCGACACGCCGGCGATATTGGAGAGGCGGTCGACCAGGAAGCGCTTGGCGTAGTCGGTGAGCTCGAGGCCGACCAGGTTGTCGCTGGAGAGCGAGCCCCAGAGGATCGGCCGCGCGTCCGCCTCGACCTTGGCAATGACCGGCGGGTCGGCCTCGGTCGGCAGCTTGGAGAGCACGCGGCCGACCTTGTCGCGGATGTCGCTGGTCGCGGCTTCGATGTCGCGGTTGAGGAAAAACTCGACCGAGATCGAGGACGAGCCCTCGCGCGAGGAGGAGACGATGGTGCGCACGCCTTCGATGCCGCTGATCGAGTCCTCGAGGATCTGCGTCACCTTGACCTCGATGACGTTGGCCGAGGCGCCGCGATAGTTGGTGGTGACCGAGATGATCGGCGGATCGATGTTGGGGTATTCGCGCACCGACAGGCGCTGGAAGGCGAAGAGCCCGAAGATCACCACCACCAGGCTGATGACCGAGGCGAAGACCGGGCGGCGGATGGAGACGTCGGATAGGATCATCGGCGTTAGCCTCCCAGGCCCTCGACCG
Above is a window of Pseudomonadota bacterium DNA encoding:
- a CDS encoding efflux RND transporter permease subunit codes for the protein MILSDVSIRRPVFASVISLVVVIFGLFAFQRLSVREYPNIDPPIISVTTNYRGASANVIEVKVTQILEDSISGIEGVRTIVSSSREGSSSISVEFFLNRDIEAATSDIRDKVGRVLSKLPTEADPPVIAKVEADARPILWGSLSSDNLVGLELTDYAKRFLVDRLSNIAGVSAVRIGGERRYSMRIWLDRQSLAARSLTVQDVENSLRRQNIELPAGRIESSNREFTVRTDTGLKTPDQFRNVIVAVQQGYPVKLGELAKVELAAEDLRGEIRNNGRSAVGIGIVKQSTANTLEVADKVKALFELMRPTLPPGVSIDISFDTSLFVAQSIHEVFLALGIALALVVGVIFVFLRSFKATLIPAISIPVAIIGAMMVIAGYGYSLNVLTLLALVLAIGLVVDDAIVVLENIHRHIEEGMPPLLAAVRGAQQIGFAVVSTTLVLIAVFVPISFLPGNIGRLFSEFGISVAACVLFSGMVALSLTPMLCSKMLTPVESEGLLHKLTEPVFQGMTTGYHRLLGAALRAPVIVMALGLATSLSAIGLFNMLQKEFSPIEDRGFFLIQVVAPEGSSINYTRDNVIEVEKILKPLVDDGTALRVFANIAPSFGRPGDVKQAFITVRLKPWSERTRKQQDIVRGLFAKLNGMPGVRAVAINQPSLGQFFQQPVQVVLGGSSYEELVGWRDALMDRMRQNPGLQNISADYDPTKPQLRVVIDRARAADQGVAIDELGRTLETMLGGRIVTTFSDRGDEYNVIVQTSAENRAQPRDLTNIFVRSQTTRTLVPLNSLVTLRDVADAAELNRVDRLRSVTILSSLAPGYSLGEALSFVEQVVASELPPQARLTYKGESREFRESTSALYFTFGMALIVVFLVLAAQFESWIHPLVIMLTVPLAVTGALGGIWFSGVTLNVYSQIGMIMLVGIVAKNGILIVEFSNQLRAGGKAVTAAVHEAAVIRLRPILMTSIATAFSALPLAYATGAGAESRQAIGVVVVFGVLFATLLTLFVVPVFYSLLAGYTKPSSHVSDLINRLEHGERRGEAPAHAAPAHGTPQPGPAPAE